The genomic window ATGCGGCTAAATCTTCCCACGGCACGGTCCGCGCGGCGTCATACATGTCGCCGCTCTTTTCCACGGCGCTTTCGCCGAGGCAGAGGAAGATCCTGCTGGCCGTGCGCGACCAGAGGCAGGCGCGCAGGGCCTCCGCGAGGGACCCTGTAAAATGCACGCCCCCGGCGGTGGCCCGGCATCCGGCGGCGCCGAAATCGCGCAGCTCCTCCGCGAGAATGGGCTCGACGCCCTTCGGCGCGGAGGCAAAGAGATTCAATGGTTGCACGGGCTTCACTCTATGAGGTTGTTGGAAATTACGTAATGGGTCAGCTCGGCGTTGTTCTTCATGTTCATCTTTTCCAGGATGCGCTGGCGGTAGGTGCTGATGGTTTTCACGCTCAGGAATAGCTCCTTCGCTATCTCGGTTATGGTCTTGCCCGACGAGATCATGCACATGACCTGGAACTCCCTGTCGGTGAGATACTCGTGGGGCGGCTTGCTCCGGGAGTCCGCGATGCTGTCGGCGAGCTGCTCAGCCAGTGAGGCGCTTATGTACTTCCCCCCGGCGCAGACCTTGCGAATGGCCTCGATGAGCTTGTCCGGCGCCGTCTCCTTGGTGATGTAGCCGGACGCCCCGGCCTTGATGGTCCGCACCGCGTACTGCTCCTCGGGATGCATGGAGAGCACCAGGACCGGGAGAGAGGGGTGCTCCATCTTCAGTTGCTTCAGTATCTCGAGGCCGCTGCGCCCGGGCATCTTCATGTCTAGGAGCACCACGTCGAACTTCTTTTTCCTCAGCGTTTCCAGCAGCTCCTGGCCGTCGCCCGCCTCCCCTTCGACCGATAGCTCCGGGTCATCGGCGATGATCTGCTTCAGGCCGGCGCGCACGATCTCATGGTCGTCCGCTATGATTATCCTCTTCATGAGGCACCTCCGATCGGTATATGGGCCGTTACGACCGTTCCCCTGCCCGCGGCGCCCTCGATGGCGATGGTGCCGCCGCATGACAGGGCGCGCTCCCGTATCCCTATGAGTCCCAGGGAGCGGGCGTTGTTTATCTCCTCGCCGGTTATGCCCCTGCCGTTGTCCCGGATGGTCAGGATGAGCTCATCCGCGTCCATGACAAGGTCGACATCCACGGCC from Spirochaetota bacterium includes these protein-coding regions:
- a CDS encoding response regulator transcription factor; the encoded protein is MKRIIIADDHEIVRAGLKQIIADDPELSVEGEAGDGQELLETLRKKKFDVVLLDMKMPGRSGLEILKQLKMEHPSLPVLVLSMHPEEQYAVRTIKAGASGYITKETAPDKLIEAIRKVCAGGKYISASLAEQLADSIADSRSKPPHEYLTDREFQVMCMISSGKTITEIAKELFLSVKTISTYRQRILEKMNMKNNAELTHYVISNNLIE